One part of the Pseudoalteromonas piscicida genome encodes these proteins:
- a CDS encoding PqiA/YebS family transporter subunit, with the protein MITACPECDTLVEIDSIESQKRAVCPNCRCVLCHVQGHQNQLVQAFSFSALLFLFASLFPDFISYTQHGITQVVSLWQALILLAEHYSYFLAGLFAFTILVMPVAVCSLLLLAHTEYWQIINAHNARHLAKLLSALKPLNLTDIFLVAVLVSAFKLMSFAELEMGLGFWAYILFVLCFIEALSLFDHEYMWRNQTQCNRHLVEPKNLSSTLKRCKVCGFLGEGEKCERCYAKLKYRNSQSTQKSLAWMLTSVVLLIPANFLPIMDTISLGLHTPATIFSGVQVLWEAGSYPVATLIFLASICIPIAKALLLSYLLVRVKKPKDPITATKVYRLLEFIGRWSMIDVFVVIILVSLVQLGTVLNVEPEIGIVFFTLMVLCQIAAVNSFDPRLLWDKNNQ; encoded by the coding sequence GTGATTACAGCTTGCCCTGAATGCGATACGCTTGTTGAAATAGACTCTATCGAGTCCCAAAAGCGTGCGGTGTGCCCAAACTGTCGATGCGTGTTGTGTCATGTACAAGGACATCAAAACCAATTAGTACAAGCCTTCAGCTTTTCTGCATTACTATTTTTATTCGCAAGCTTATTTCCAGACTTTATTTCCTACACGCAACACGGTATCACTCAAGTTGTGAGCCTCTGGCAAGCGCTCATATTGTTAGCTGAACATTACAGCTATTTTCTTGCTGGATTATTTGCCTTCACTATTTTAGTTATGCCTGTTGCAGTATGCTCCTTGCTACTGCTTGCGCACACCGAGTATTGGCAAATCATCAATGCGCACAATGCCCGGCATTTAGCCAAATTACTTTCAGCACTGAAACCGCTTAATCTCACGGATATATTTTTAGTCGCCGTGCTCGTAAGCGCTTTTAAATTAATGTCTTTCGCTGAATTAGAGATGGGCCTTGGGTTTTGGGCCTATATTCTGTTCGTTTTGTGTTTTATTGAAGCGCTCTCACTTTTCGATCACGAGTATATGTGGCGTAATCAGACTCAATGTAATCGTCACCTAGTGGAACCGAAGAATTTATCTTCTACGCTAAAACGTTGCAAGGTTTGTGGCTTTTTGGGTGAAGGTGAAAAGTGTGAGCGCTGCTACGCTAAACTAAAATACCGAAACTCCCAATCAACGCAAAAAAGCTTAGCTTGGATGCTCACCAGCGTCGTGCTACTTATACCTGCTAATTTTCTACCCATCATGGATACCATTAGTCTCGGGCTCCATACGCCTGCAACGATTTTTTCAGGCGTTCAAGTGCTTTGGGAAGCCGGTTCTTATCCTGTAGCAACACTTATTTTTCTCGCAAGTATATGTATTCCTATCGCAAAAGCGTTACTATTGAGTTACTTACTTGTACGAGTTAAAAAACCAAAAGACCCAATCACAGCAACAAAAGTGTACCGCTTGCTCGAATTCATTGGCCGCTGGTCCATGATTGATGTGTTTGTCGTGATTATCTTAGTGTCTCTGGTGCAGCTCGGTACGGTGCTAAATGTCGAACCGGAAATTGGTATCGTGTTTTTTACTTTGATGGTGCTTTGCCAAATCGCAGCCGTTAATAGTTTTGATCCAAGATTATTGTGGGATAAAAATAATCAATGA
- a CDS encoding acyl-CoA thioesterase, producing MTFDEIIQSEHLQQAQTQMTFPASWCQGRTAFGGLSAAIAVQSMKHQLTEPRRLLSVSVNFVGPLLEGAPFTVATTILRSGKNATQMQTQLIQSGEVCLIAIGCFGKDRASAIQVTNVDSPTLSDVNPKAVLPYQEGVMPAFFQHVALNVQQGALPFSGAPSSNLGGWMRFKAQTTSVNELHTLALADSWPPTLLQMCKAPSPASSMSWYIEFLCDISLDSDSWLGFEAVTHHSQNGYGIEDAKIWSQDGKLLALSRQTVAVFD from the coding sequence ATGACATTTGATGAAATTATTCAGTCGGAGCATTTACAGCAAGCGCAAACACAAATGACGTTTCCTGCAAGTTGGTGTCAAGGCCGCACTGCGTTTGGCGGATTGTCTGCAGCAATAGCAGTGCAAAGCATGAAGCATCAACTGACAGAGCCTCGTCGATTGCTCTCTGTGAGCGTAAATTTTGTCGGACCACTGCTAGAAGGCGCACCATTTACCGTTGCAACAACGATTTTGCGTAGCGGCAAAAATGCCACTCAAATGCAAACTCAACTGATCCAATCAGGCGAGGTTTGTCTTATTGCTATCGGGTGCTTTGGCAAGGATAGAGCATCCGCTATCCAAGTTACAAATGTCGATAGCCCTACTCTTTCAGATGTTAATCCAAAGGCAGTTCTTCCATACCAAGAAGGTGTGATGCCTGCATTTTTCCAGCATGTCGCGCTCAATGTCCAGCAAGGAGCTTTACCATTTTCAGGTGCACCATCTTCGAATCTAGGTGGTTGGATGCGATTTAAAGCACAAACTACATCGGTAAATGAACTGCATACACTGGCTCTTGCTGATTCATGGCCGCCAACCTTACTCCAGATGTGTAAAGCGCCAAGCCCCGCCAGCAGTATGTCTTGGTATATAGAATTTTTGTGTGATATTTCACTCGACTCAGACTCTTGGCTGGGCTTTGAAGCCGTGACCCACCATAGCCAAAATGGTTATGGTATTGAAGATGCTAAAATTTGGTCACAAGATGGCAAGCTGCTCGCCCTAAGCCGCCAGACCGTCGCAGTATTTGATTAA